The following coding sequences lie in one Gammaproteobacteria bacterium genomic window:
- a CDS encoding nucleosidase, translated as MASTLRVAVLAPLAGEAHSAAALAARGWQVQMCGIGPARARRAAEQLLAAGMRRLLVWGTAGGLEAALKPGAVLVPDIVVNHADGRRFQVSKSWHAQLAQALAPLGAVLMRTGTLVTVAEAAATHAAKRALAAQSGACMVDMEAAAVAEVAIQAGAEFAVIRILADDVDAALPPSVMAALDSSHPYLSVLTGLLRRPQDLPAVMRLDRTFRRAYRGLTAVACTLAAAGEQ; from the coding sequence GTGGCGTCCACTCTGCGCGTTGCGGTGCTCGCACCCCTGGCCGGTGAAGCGCACAGCGCCGCTGCGCTCGCGGCGCGCGGCTGGCAGGTGCAGATGTGCGGCATCGGTCCGGCGCGCGCGCGGCGCGCCGCCGAACAGTTGCTCGCGGCCGGTATGCGTCGGCTGCTTGTCTGGGGCACGGCCGGCGGGCTTGAGGCCGCGCTCAAACCCGGCGCGGTATTGGTACCGGACATTGTCGTCAACCATGCCGACGGCCGGCGTTTTCAGGTTTCCAAGTCCTGGCATGCGCAGCTCGCGCAGGCGCTCGCGCCGCTGGGCGCGGTGCTCATGCGCACCGGTACCCTGGTCACGGTGGCGGAGGCGGCGGCCACGCACGCGGCCAAGCGCGCGCTTGCGGCGCAGAGCGGCGCATGCATGGTGGACATGGAGGCGGCGGCCGTGGCCGAAGTGGCCATTCAGGCCGGCGCGGAGTTTGCCGTGATCCGGATACTGGCCGACGATGTGGATGCGGCGCTGCCGCCTTCAGTCATGGCCGCGCTGGACTCGTCGCATCCCTATCTCTCCGTGCTCACGGGATTATTGAGACGGCCGCAGGATCTACCGGCGGTAATGCGCCTGGACCGGACCTTCCGCCGTGCCTACCGGGGTCTCACCGCCGTCGCGTGCACGCTGGCCGCGGCGGGCGAACAATAA